Proteins encoded in a region of the Quercus lobata isolate SW786 chromosome 8, ValleyOak3.0 Primary Assembly, whole genome shotgun sequence genome:
- the LOC115957256 gene encoding glutamyl-tRNA(Gln) amidotransferase subunit A, chloroplastic/mitochondrial codes for MLATLQPPRTLSRFPLYLTSRPVTLCTLTAQSPPSTSPPTQPPHSQILSIRHSLLTRQVTAAQLAESHLSRLRLTEPQLKSFLHVSDSDAVLRQAALLDQRIANGEEVGPLAGVVVGVKDNICTADMPSTGGSRVLEGYRPAYDATAVRKIKELGGIVVGKTNLDEFGMGSTTEASAFQVTANPWDVSRVPGGSSGGSAAAVSARQCVVSLGSDTGGSVRQPASFCGVVGLKPTYGRVSRYGLMAYASSLDVIGCFGSSVADTGILLHAISGHDRLDATSSKREVPDFASQFASINLLESKPLKGLRVGVIRETLDEGVDTGVISAIHGAASHLEELGCSVTEISLPSFSLGLPAYYILASSESSSNLSRYDGVRYGNQAVADELNSLYGDSRAKGFGPEVKMRILMGTYGLSAGYYDAYYKRAQQVRTIIQKSFKTALDENDILISPAAPSAAYKIGEKIDDPLAMYAGDIMTVNVNLAGLPALVLPCGFVEGGTAGLPVGLQMIGAAFDEEKLLKVGHIFEQTLQNCRFVPPLIEDDTAW; via the exons ATGCTGGCCACACTCCAACCCCCACGCACCCTCTCTCGCTTCCCTCTCTACTTAACCTCACGCCCGGTCACTCTCTGCACTCTCACCGCCCAATCCCCGCCCTCCACGTCTCCACCAACCCAACCCCCACACTCCCAAATCCTCTCCATCCGCCACTCCCTCCTCACTCGCCAAGTCACCGCCGCCCAACTCGCCGAGTCCCACCTCTCCCGCCTCCGGCTCACGGAGCCCCAGCTCAAGTCCTTCCTCCACGTCTCCGACTCCGACGCCGTTTTGCGGCAGGCCGCCCTCTTGGACCAGAGGATCGCCAATGGCGAGGAGGTGGGCCCGCTCGCCGGAGTGGTGGTCGGGGTCAAGGACAACATATGTACGGCCGATATGCCCTCCACCGGTGGGTCCCGCGTGCTCGAAGGGTATCGGCCGGCGTACGATGCGACGGCGGTGAGGAAGATAAAGGAATTGGGAGGCATTGTGGTTGGGAAGACCAATTTGGATGAGTTTGGCATGGGTAGCACCACTGAAGCCTCTGCTTTTCAG GTGACTGCAAATCCATGGGATGTGTCTCGGGTGCCAGGTGGATCATCAGGAGGCTCTGCGGCTGCTGTTTCTGCTAGGCAGTGTGTCGTGTCACTGGGAAGCGATACTGGTGGAAGTGTAAGGCAGCCAGCATCATTTTGTGGCGTTGTTGGATTGAAGCCAACGTATGGACGCGTCTCAAGATATGGACTGATGGCGTATGCGTCATCGCTTGATGTTATTGGCTGCTTTGGTTCATCAGTTGCTGATACTGGGATTCTTCTTCATGCGATTTCTGGCCATGATAGACTTGATGCCACAAGTAGTAAGCGA GAAGTTCCAGACTTTGCATCTCAATTTGCTTCCATAAATTTGTTGGAATCTAAACCATTGAAGGGACTGAGGGTTGGTGTGATACGTGAAACTCTTGATGAAGGTGTTGATACTGGAGTAATTTCTGCAATTCATGGTGCTGCTTCGCATCTAGAAGAACTAGGATGCTCTGTAACAGAG ATCTCATTACCATCTTTCTCCCTTGGGTTGCCTGCCTATTATATTCTTGCATCATCTGAATCATCCTCCAACTTATCTCGTTATGATGGTGTCAG GTATGGGAACCAAGCTGTCGCTGACGAGCTAAACTCTCTTTATGGGGATTCTCGAGCTAAAGGATTTGGTCCTGAG GTCAAAATGAGAATTCTTATGGGAACATATGGCCTTTCTGCTGGTTATTATGATGCATATTACAAGCGTGCCCAGCAG GTGAGGACCATAATACAGAAAAGTTTCAAGACAGCACTTGATGAAAATGATATCCTAATTTCACCTGCTGCTCCATCTGCTGCTTATAAGATAG GTGAGAAAATAGATGATCCATTGGCAATGTATGCAGGCGACATCATGACT GTCAATGTTAACTTGGCAGGGCTACCTGCATTGGTTTTGCCTTGTGGATTTGTTGAAGGGGGAACGGCAGGCCTTCCAGTTGGTCTTCAGATGATTGGTGCAGCATTTGATGAG GAAAAGTTGCTCAAAGTTGGTCATATCTTTGAGCAGACTCTTCAAAATTGCAGATTTGTCCCTCCACTGATAGAAGATGACACTGCATGGTAG